One genomic segment of [Phormidium] sp. ETS-05 includes these proteins:
- a CDS encoding CHAT domain-containing protein, whose amino-acid sequence MARKWGVFFRQVESFLRQVGKGWILLVQTLTINPPSPEAPKALTPDPSPKVGEGRRLGEGMRAKSLSAQLRCTPVKLFLLGILGLSFAIGIPFLWGWDEVTQAQSVPPVAESATPQQLIEKARELYRRQEYAAAVEVLQQAADIYSAQGNYINQSLALSYLGLAYQKLGQWRAAETAISASLQLLPDEGGRKSEYQARAIALNHQGQLQLAMGQAENAWNSWQEAAANYRHIGDNEGLSGMLVNQAQALAEMGYHRRACSSLIAVIGLDAVTCDQLNDKDVLEKVFSRIKGQTDEDLRAIQGRTLGNVLLAMGEVETAVDVLKASQTLASGSYQNSLSLLALGNAEAAWGQKQLYFGKKTETEAKSHLENALKYYRDAAAVSPDKITKVLADINLLSLSAKMEMQDLAPKHPANLLPEIKDKLAAVPKTQAVVKAQIHLACTLMRCDDIARGKMDANPMVAMAEIDDIVSQALQAADDLGDKKLKSYALGTLAKGYEWRGKKAETASNTDWMQAQKLTQEALDLAVGENADEIAYQWQWQLGRLRRQVGDLPEAIGYYQQAFTTIESVRGDLVNLQSDIQFDFRDNIEPVYRGLVELLLGDAKVTTGNEQNPIETALAVMDALRLAELENFLGCSFGPAVVVDSVLENIDNTAAFIYPIELSNRLEIVFKLPGNPLAHKTMAVGASEVESTVKELKSNLARPDSDYEVQQEAQKLYQWLIKPLEADLETLRTSGKVKTLVFVLDNSLRNIPMSVLYNNGEYLFQKYAVAVIPSRPIFDPRPRDPRLTALIAGVSERQNIDGQEFIPLPNVETELEMVQMLTRSPKPFLNQAFTGGKIQTEITASDFSILHLATHGNFSADPDETYIVAWGQKLKIKQFEQMLRNNNTDRAKNLDMLILSACQTAQGDARSTLGLAGVAAQARVRTTIATLWSANDKTTADLIEKFYEKLSQGTAVAEALRQAQLDIFLEKKVTRPHLWAPFVVVGNWL is encoded by the coding sequence ATGGCAAGAAAATGGGGTGTATTTTTCCGTCAAGTGGAATCCTTTTTAAGGCAGGTAGGAAAAGGGTGGATCTTACTGGTGCAAACCCTCACCATAAATCCGCCCTCACCAGAGGCTCCTAAAGCCCTCACCCCCGACCCCTCTCCCAAGGTGGGAGAGGGGAGAAGACTGGGAGAGGGGATGAGGGCAAAATCATTATCGGCGCAACTGAGATGCACCCCGGTAAAATTATTCCTGTTGGGGATATTGGGGTTAAGTTTTGCCATCGGTATCCCCTTCCTCTGGGGATGGGATGAAGTGACTCAGGCTCAGTCAGTTCCCCCAGTGGCGGAGTCTGCAACGCCCCAACAGTTGATAGAAAAAGCCAGGGAACTTTATCGCCGCCAAGAATATGCAGCGGCGGTAGAGGTTCTGCAACAGGCGGCTGATATCTATAGCGCGCAAGGCAACTATATTAACCAGTCTTTGGCGTTAAGTTATCTGGGTTTAGCATATCAAAAACTGGGACAATGGCGGGCTGCAGAAACGGCAATTAGCGCGAGTCTGCAACTTTTGCCTGATGAAGGTGGCAGGAAAAGTGAATATCAAGCCCGCGCTATTGCTTTGAATCACCAGGGTCAGTTACAATTGGCTATGGGGCAAGCAGAAAATGCCTGGAATAGCTGGCAGGAAGCAGCGGCCAATTATCGGCATATCGGCGATAATGAGGGATTATCAGGAATGCTGGTCAATCAAGCTCAGGCTTTGGCAGAAATGGGCTATCATCGCCGAGCTTGCAGCAGTTTAATTGCGGTCATTGGTCTGGATGCGGTGACTTGCGACCAATTAAATGATAAAGATGTTTTGGAGAAGGTGTTTTCTAGAATCAAGGGGCAAACTGATGAGGATTTGCGGGCAATTCAAGGACGCACTCTGGGTAATGTGCTGCTGGCTATGGGGGAGGTAGAAACGGCGGTAGATGTTTTAAAAGCCAGTCAGACTCTGGCATCAGGTAGCTACCAAAACAGTCTGAGTTTACTGGCGTTGGGAAATGCGGAAGCTGCTTGGGGGCAAAAACAACTATATTTTGGCAAAAAAACTGAGACTGAGGCTAAATCCCATTTAGAAAATGCGCTCAAATACTATCGCGATGCAGCCGCCGTCTCTCCTGATAAGATTACTAAGGTGTTGGCGGATATTAATCTACTCAGTTTGAGTGCTAAGATGGAAATGCAGGATTTGGCGCCAAAACATCCGGCAAATTTATTGCCAGAAATTAAAGATAAACTGGCGGCAGTGCCGAAAACTCAGGCAGTGGTAAAAGCGCAAATTCATCTGGCTTGTACGCTGATGAGGTGCGATGATATTGCTAGGGGCAAGATGGATGCTAATCCAATGGTGGCAATGGCGGAAATTGATGATATAGTGAGTCAGGCGCTACAAGCGGCAGATGATTTGGGGGATAAAAAGCTGAAGTCTTATGCTTTGGGGACGCTGGCGAAGGGATATGAATGGCGGGGAAAAAAGGCGGAAACGGCTTCAAATACCGACTGGATGCAGGCGCAGAAATTGACTCAAGAGGCGCTGGATTTGGCGGTGGGTGAAAATGCCGATGAGATTGCCTATCAATGGCAATGGCAGTTGGGACGGTTGCGGCGGCAAGTGGGTGATTTACCGGAGGCGATCGGCTATTATCAACAAGCCTTTACAACCATCGAGTCGGTGCGCGGAGATTTAGTCAACCTGCAATCAGATATCCAGTTTGACTTTCGCGATAATATAGAGCCAGTGTATCGCGGTTTGGTGGAGCTGCTTTTGGGTGATGCAAAGGTTACTACTGGGAATGAACAAAATCCCATCGAGACAGCTTTGGCGGTTATGGATGCACTGCGTCTAGCGGAATTGGAAAATTTCCTTGGCTGTAGCTTTGGACCGGCGGTGGTAGTCGATTCTGTTTTAGAAAATATCGACAATACCGCTGCCTTTATTTATCCTATTGAGCTATCCAATCGGCTGGAAATCGTTTTCAAGCTGCCAGGAAATCCTCTGGCTCACAAAACAATGGCAGTTGGAGCCAGCGAAGTGGAATCAACAGTGAAAGAGCTAAAAAGTAACCTTGCTAGACCAGATAGCGATTACGAAGTTCAACAAGAAGCTCAAAAGTTATACCAATGGCTGATTAAACCGCTAGAGGCTGATTTGGAAACCTTAAGAACTAGCGGCAAAGTCAAAACCTTGGTTTTCGTTTTGGATAATTCGTTGCGCAATATTCCCATGTCGGTTCTGTATAACAACGGCGAATATTTATTTCAGAAATATGCGGTAGCCGTGATTCCCAGCCGCCCAATTTTTGACCCCAGACCTCGCGATCCTCGCCTTACAGCTTTAATCGCGGGAGTGAGCGAAAGGCAAAACATTGATGGCCAAGAGTTTATTCCCTTACCTAACGTTGAAACTGAATTAGAAATGGTTCAGATGCTCACGCGATCGCCCAAACCATTTTTAAACCAAGCCTTTACCGGGGGGAAAATCCAAACCGAAATTACTGCATCAGATTTTTCCATCCTGCACCTAGCCACTCACGGGAATTTCAGTGCTGACCCAGATGAGACTTATATTGTAGCTTGGGGACAGAAACTGAAAATAAAGCAGTTTGAGCAAATGTTGAGAAACAACAATACCGACAGGGCAAAAAATCTGGATATGTTGATTCTAAGTGCTTGCCAAACCGCTCAAGGCGATGCCCGATCGACTTTGGGACTAGCGGGAGTAGCGGCTCAAGCGAGAGTGCGAACCACCATCGCCACCCTGTGGTCAGCCAACGACAAAACCACCGCCGACTTGATAGAAAAATTCTATGAAAAATTATCCCAAGGGACAGCAGTTGCCGAAGCCTTGCGCCAAGCTCAACTGGACATTTTTCTGGAGAAAAAAGTAACTCGCCCTCATCTCTGGGCGCCATTTGTGGTAGTGGGTAATTGGTTGTAG